TATGTTGCCGATGAAAAATGCAGGTGGGCACTAAGCATGAGCATCTATGCCTCAGCAGAAGTAGCGCGATTTTTCCGGTATTGCAGCGGCGTTTCGCCAATGCCTTTCTTAAACGCGCTGATAAAGTAAGTGACATCGGAGAAGCCCACTTCGCTGGCAATATGATGAATAGCCAGCGCACTATGCAGTAGTAAGTCGCACGCTTTGCGCAAGCGCAAAGTGTTCAGATACTGGTGAATAGGTTCGCCGGTCTCAAAATGGAAACGGCGCGAGACATAGCTACGGGATTTTCCCAACTCCTGCGCCAGCCGCGCAAGACTGAATTTCTGCCGGTAATTCTCCTCCAGCCAGAACATTACGGGTGTGGCAATTCCGTTATGTTCATCCGGCAATTTCTGCTTATCTTCTGGCAACATACTTAACAGACTAAGCAACAAACAGGCGACTTGTTCGCCATTCAAACTGTGGTTCTCGGCAAGCCTCGCATAGCTGCTAAACAGGTGGTCGATATGCGAGTGAATAGCCGCGACATCCATCACCACCGCCGCGCCACCGCGTAAAGCGAGATGCTGCAAACGCTGGTGATTGTGCGGGAACGCGCGCAGGTTTTGCAGCACGGCATGATGATCAACGTGAATAATGGTGCGTCGATAAATGGCCTGCGCTTGCTCATCCACCATCACTTTATGGATGGTGAAAGGCGGAAAGAAAAAGAGTCGCCCGGGCCGCATGGTGTACTGGCGGTTATCAACCATCACCACGCCAAACCCCTCTTCAACGTACAGCACCTCCAGACACTGGTGCCAGTGGTGATAACGCACGGTATTGGCGAACAGGCGGCTAAACGACACCACCGCATCGTTTAAGGTGATCAATTCAAGACGTTCGTTCTGTAATGGTGTCGTCATAGTGCAACCCATCTCAATTTTTACCCCGCAAGGCACATTTATAAACCACGGTTTTAAATTTTCTCAACAGTGGGTTCAGGCAAAGCGTGCCGATGTGACAGAGCTAACATTTCCAGCGGTTGTTCATTAACTATCCTTCAGCCACACCATGAGGGAGAGAACGCTATGCAGGCGGCGGAAGTGAAAACATCAAATCCATTGTCATCCCGTGACGATGTGGTCGGCGCGTTAAAGCAGATGCTGGCGGCGCTGGATAAACAGTTTCCTGAAGGGGCGTCGCATTTCTCGTTGGGAGCCACCAGCGCGCATTACAGCGATGCGATTGCCGAAATGGAAGGGCTGTCCCGTGCGTTGTGGGGGCTGTTTCCGTTAATGGCAGGCGGCGACGCAGAACCCTTCAGCCACAAGTATCTGGCGGCGATCAAACGCGGCGTCGATCCACAAAGCGCGGGCTACTGGGGGGCAACGGAACCCTACGATCAGCGGCTGGTGGAGATGGCGGCTTACGGTCTGGGGCTGGCGCTGTTGGGCGATAAATTTACCGCCTTGCTGGACGAAGCTGATGTCCACAATCTGCACCAGTGGCTGAACCAGATCACCGACGCGCAGATGCCTGACAGCAACTGGAATTTTTTCGCCATCATGGTGCAGCTCGGTTTTAAACGTGCCGGATTACCCTGGGATGCCGCAGCCATTGAACGGCGCTTTAGCATGATGGATGCCTATTACCTTGGCGACGGCTGGTATTCCGATGGCCCGGGCCGGCCAAAAGATTACTACATCTCAATGGCATTTCATTTTTACGGGCTGATTTACGCCACGCTGATTGGGGAAGACGATGCAGCGCGCGCGGCAATTCTCCGTGAGCGGGCAACGCTTTTTGCCGAAGATTTTATCTATATGTCAGCGGCACAGGGCGAATCTGTTCCGTTTGGCCGCAGCCTGACTTACCGCTTTGCGATGGTGGCATTCTGGAGTGCAGTTGCCTTTTCCGGGCTGGAAGTGTTTTCTCCGGGCGTGGTGAAAGGAGTTGTTCTGCGCCATTTACGCTGGTGGTTACAGCAGCCGATTTTCGATCGCGACGGCATTTTAACGCTTGGTTTCGCCTACCCGAACCTTGCGATGTGTGAAGACTACAATTCGCCGGGCTCGCCATACTGGGCGCTGAAAGTTTTCCTGATTCTGGCGTTGCCGTCATCAGACGATTTCTGGCAAGCATCAGAACTGCCGCTGCCTGCGCTAAACACGCAGCGTACGATTGCGCCTGCCGGGCAGATCATTGTCCACAGCGATCGCTCGCGGCATGTCTGGATGCTCACCGCCGGACAACTGGAGCTGAACAACTACGTCAATACCGAGGCGAAGTATACCAAGTTTGCCTACTCCAGCCGTTTTGGTTTCACCATTGAACGCGGGCGGTACGGAATTAAACACGCCGCCTGCGATTCAATGTTGCTGCTCAGCGAAGGAGATAACTATTTTCGTGGTCGCCGTGAGTGCGACGAGGTGGTTGTGACAGAACAGGCGATTTTCTCACGCTGGTCGCCATGGGCAGACGTGCATATCGCAAGCTGGCTTATACCGTGCGGCGACTGGCACTTGCGTGTGCATCGCGTTGATACCACTCGCCATTTACAAAGCGTGGAGGGTGGATTCGCAGTGCTGAAAGCGCCGCACCGCAACGAGCAGGGCGGTAGCCTGGTGAGCGCGGAAAATGGCGTTAGCGGCATCTTTGAATTACCGGGCTCCGCCCCACGTGAAGCTGATAGCGTGGTCACGCCGCCCAACAGCAGCATTATGTTTTCCCCTTGCGCGTCAATCCCGGTGCTGCGTGGAAATATTGCACCGGGCAGGCAGTGGCTGGCCTGTGCGGTTCAGGCGGCTATTACGGAGCAGGCTTTTGATTTCGTCTTACCGCAGTTGCACATCGAAGAACAGGCGCTGGTAATTAATACACCGGAGCAGAAAAACAATATTGTTATTGCCTTTTAATTCCCGGCTACGGCCGGGCTATAAACTCTGAACCCTACATGCTTTCGTCGAGGATAGTATGGAAAAGATCGCGATAAATAATAAAGCCGAATATTACAAAATCAGTAGCTTCATCTTTCTCTATTTTTTTACCTGGTCTGCCAGTATAGGTCTGCTGGCTATCTGGTTAGGACAAAAAGCCAATCTTAGCGGCACGGTTATTGGTACGGTGTTTGCTATTAATGGGATCTTTTCCGTTATTTTAAAACCCATTTATGGTTATATTCTGGATAAAATCGGCATGAGCAAATATTTGCTCTATTTTGTGGTGCTGATGTCGGCATTAATGGCACCCTTTTTTATCTATGTTTACCAGCCGTTATTAATTTCAAATACTCTACTGGGCATTATTGTCGGGGCTATCTATTTAAGTTTTGCCTGGTATGCGGGTGTCGCCGCCTGCGAATCTTATACCGACCGCTACAGCCGTTTAAACGGCATGGAGTTTGGCCAAATCAGGATGTGGGGCTCGCTCGGTTGGGCGGTAGCGTCCTCGTTCTCCGGCCTGCTGTTTAACCTCTCTCCGGCGTATAACTTCATCATGGGATCGGTCGCGTCGCTTATTATGCTGGCGGTGCTGCTGAGCCTGAAAGTGAACGTTAATGCCGCCAACGCCAGCGAGGTGCTGACCAAGGAGAAAATCGCCCCGGCAGATGTCTACGCCCTGTTGCGTAACCGTAAGTTCTGGGCATTTTGTCTGTACGTTGCCGGTGTGGCGTGGATGATGTTTATCGCCGAGCAGCAGTTCTCCCGCTATTTCGTCACCTTCTTTGATGACGTTCATCAGGGCAACGCCGTGTTTGGTTACCTGGGCACGGTGCAGTCCGGCATGGAATTCGTCATGTATATGGTGATCCCGCTGTTTGTGAATTTCATCGGCGCGAAACGCGGATTATTGATTGTCGGGCTGGTGGTGGGCGCGCGGTTGATTATTTCCGGGCTGTGCGAATCGCATCTGCTTATTTCAGTATTAAAACCGTTATACGGTCTTGAGATTTGTCTGCTGCTGGTATCGGTATTTAAATATATTGCTGAACATTTCGATAAACGCGTTAATGCCACCATGTATTTATTAGGCTACCAGGCCATGTTATATGTCGGTAACGTTGTGGTCTCTTCCCCGGCCGGTATTTTGTATGACCGTATCGGTTTTGAAAATACCTATATTATTATGGGCTGCGTGGCATTGACCTTCACATTAATTTCCCTGTTTACGTTATCGGCCTGCCAAAGTAAATGGCGTCAGCAGAGCACACTGGATATCGCGGGAAATAACTAGCGCATTAACGGCTATTTTAAATTATGCACCAAAAAGGAACCGAAATATGTTAAGTAAAATCGTTGAGGAAACGTTACGTGATTATCCCGGCGCACCTGTGGATGCGCAGGTATTTAAAGATGAACTTGATTCTTCACGTAGCCATACCCTTGAACTGATTCGCCGTCATTTAACGGAATTCGGAGAACACTTTCCCGCCGAAACCTGTGTGCAGGGTTATTACCCGTTAACCGACAATGTTGAGTGGACTACCAGTTTCTGGACCGGGCAGCTTTGGCTGGCGTGGGAAATGAGTGGTGATGAGCAGTTCCGCGCACTGGCAGAGCGCCATGTGCGCTCGTTCGGCCTGCGCATTGCCGGGCGCAGCGACACTAACACTCACGATCTCGGCTTCTTATATACGCTTTCGTGCGTGGCAAGCTGGCGGCTGACTGGCAATCGTGATGCGCGCGCTTTCGCCCTGCTGGCGGCAGAAGCGCTGCTGGAGCGCTTCCACCACAAGGCGCAGATTATCCAGGCGTGGGGCGATCTGCGCGATCCTGAACAAGCCGGGCGGATGATCATCGACTGCAATATGAACCTGCCGCTGCTCTACTGGGCGACAGAACAGACCGGGGATCGGCGCTTTGCTGATGCGGCGCAAGCCCATGTGCGGCAGGCGGCGAAATACCTGATTCGCGAAGATGCCTCCACGTTTCACACCTACTATATGGATATCAACACCGGTGCGCCGCGTTACGGCAATACGCAGCAGGGCTACGCGGATGATTCCTGCTGGTCGCGCGGGCAGGCGTGGGGGATTTACGGTTTTCTGCTGAGCTTTATCTACACTGGCGATCAAGAGATGGTGGCGCTGTCGAAACGGCTGGCGAACTACTTTCTCAACCGCTTGCCGGAAGATGCGGTGTGCCACTGGGATCTGGCACTGGTCGGCACCGATGCGCTGCGCGATTCGTCATCGGCGGCGATTGCCGTCTGCGGGTTACTGGAGCTGGTGAAACATCTGCCCGTTACCGATCCGGACAGAGAACGCTACCAGCAGTGGGCAATGCGCATAATGTCATCGCTTAATAAGCACTATCTGGCGGGAAAAAACGAAGCGACCACCGGGTTGCTGAAACATTCCGTGTATCACCTGGCGAGCAATAAAGGCGTGGATGAGTGCTGTAGCTGGGGGGATTACTTCTATGTGGAAGCGCTGATGCGCTTTTCGCAGAGCTGGAAACTCTACTGGTAAAAGCAGTGTCCCTCTCTGTAAACGGAGAGGGACAAACGCTTAGAGACCCGCTTCCAGGATGCGGATATGCGTCTCAAGCACGTCGCCTTTTACTGCTTCACTCCAGGCTTTCATATGCGGTGTTTGCAGGTGCGCTTCAAGATGTGCGACGCTTTCCCACTGTTCCACCATCATGATGGAGTCCGGCGCAGTCGCCTGAAAACTTACGTTAGCCGCATGATCGACCAGCGGTGCGTAGCCGTGGCAACCCGCTTCCTGCAACACGACCGGTACAATCTTCGCGAATTCATCGAGTACCGCCTGGCGGTGATGCTGTCCTGGACGGGTACGGATTTCTGCAATTACTGTCAACATGATTAACCTACTCCCTATAAGTCCAGCTTCACAGTTAAGCAAAAATCTCACTCAGATGCTTGCGATATTCTGCGATATAGCGCGGCACATCCGGCATTTTAATCACGTCATTCACGATAAAGGTCGGCAGCGCGTCCATACCCAGGAACTGGTTCGCTTTGTGGAACGGCAGGTAAACCCCGTCAACGCCCACGCCGTGGAAGAACTGCTCTTCATCCGTAAACGCGTCCATTGGTGCGTTCCAGGTCAGCGACAGCATATAGGTTTTGCCCTGAATCAGGCCGCCAGAACCGTATTTTTTCGAAGCGTCAGAACGCGTGCGACCGTCGCTGGCGTACAGTGAACCGTGGCCTTCAGTAAACACATCGTCCATATATTTTTTTACTGTCCACGGTGCACCCATCCACCAGCCTGGCATCTGCCAGATAATGGTGTCGGCCCATAGAAAGTTTTCCACTTCCGCTTTGATGTCGTAATCGCCGTCGGTACGTACGGTTTTAACATCATGCCCGGCGTCGCGCAGAAAACTTTCCGCGACCTCGGTCAGGGTGTCATTCAGTTGGCCATTGGAGTGCGCGAATTTCTTCGCACCGTTGATAATTAAGATATTGCTCACAGGGAAATCCTCGGTTAAATGCGTTTGACGGCGATTTTAACCGCATCAACGGTGCGGAAAAATTGGCAAAACGTGCAAAGACTTTTGCTTAAGCTGCAATAAACGCCGCTACCAGCTTATCCGCGCAATAAACCCGCCTTGCGGATGATTGCCAAACGCGACGCGCATGTGATGCAGGCGGGCAATGCGTTGCACAATCGATAGTCCCAGACCACTGCCAGTTTGCGTTTGCCCCGGCGGGCGGTAAAAACGTTCGCCAATGCGCGCCAGCGCCACATCATCAATCCCGGGGCCATTATCGCGAATGCTGAATTCAGTAGCGTCCAGCGTCACATCGACCACACTGCCCGGCGGGCTGTAGCGAATGGCATTATCCAGCAGGTTACGCACCAGCAAACTCAGCAAAAGCGGTTGCGCCTGGCGGCTGACCGCTGGAGCATTGAGATGCAGGCGTATATCGATACTGGCTTGCTGCGCGGTAGGGTAAATCTCCATCACTGCGGATTGCAGCAGGGAAGCCAGCGAAACCTCTTCCACATCATCAAGGTTGCTCAGAGAGTCGAGCCTGGAAAGGGTGAGTAATTGATCCACCAGACGCGTGGCGCGATCGATTCCGACATGCAACTGGGCGAGAGCCTTTTGCTGTGCGGCG
This genomic interval from Kosakonia sacchari SP1 contains the following:
- a CDS encoding helix-turn-helix transcriptional regulator — encoded protein: MTTPLQNERLELITLNDAVVSFSRLFANTVRYHHWHQCLEVLYVEEGFGVVMVDNRQYTMRPGRLFFFPPFTIHKVMVDEQAQAIYRRTIIHVDHHAVLQNLRAFPHNHQRLQHLALRGGAAVVMDVAAIHSHIDHLFSSYARLAENHSLNGEQVACLLLSLLSMLPEDKQKLPDEHNGIATPVMFWLEENYRQKFSLARLAQELGKSRSYVSRRFHFETGEPIHQYLNTLRLRKACDLLLHSALAIHHIASEVGFSDVTYFISAFKKGIGETPLQYRKNRATSAEA
- a CDS encoding DUF2264 domain-containing protein, which codes for MQAAEVKTSNPLSSRDDVVGALKQMLAALDKQFPEGASHFSLGATSAHYSDAIAEMEGLSRALWGLFPLMAGGDAEPFSHKYLAAIKRGVDPQSAGYWGATEPYDQRLVEMAAYGLGLALLGDKFTALLDEADVHNLHQWLNQITDAQMPDSNWNFFAIMVQLGFKRAGLPWDAAAIERRFSMMDAYYLGDGWYSDGPGRPKDYYISMAFHFYGLIYATLIGEDDAARAAILRERATLFAEDFIYMSAAQGESVPFGRSLTYRFAMVAFWSAVAFSGLEVFSPGVVKGVVLRHLRWWLQQPIFDRDGILTLGFAYPNLAMCEDYNSPGSPYWALKVFLILALPSSDDFWQASELPLPALNTQRTIAPAGQIIVHSDRSRHVWMLTAGQLELNNYVNTEAKYTKFAYSSRFGFTIERGRYGIKHAACDSMLLLSEGDNYFRGRRECDEVVVTEQAIFSRWSPWADVHIASWLIPCGDWHLRVHRVDTTRHLQSVEGGFAVLKAPHRNEQGGSLVSAENGVSGIFELPGSAPREADSVVTPPNSSIMFSPCASIPVLRGNIAPGRQWLACAVQAAITEQAFDFVLPQLHIEEQALVINTPEQKNNIVIAF
- a CDS encoding oligosaccharide MFS transporter, with protein sequence MEKIAINNKAEYYKISSFIFLYFFTWSASIGLLAIWLGQKANLSGTVIGTVFAINGIFSVILKPIYGYILDKIGMSKYLLYFVVLMSALMAPFFIYVYQPLLISNTLLGIIVGAIYLSFAWYAGVAACESYTDRYSRLNGMEFGQIRMWGSLGWAVASSFSGLLFNLSPAYNFIMGSVASLIMLAVLLSLKVNVNAANASEVLTKEKIAPADVYALLRNRKFWAFCLYVAGVAWMMFIAEQQFSRYFVTFFDDVHQGNAVFGYLGTVQSGMEFVMYMVIPLFVNFIGAKRGLLIVGLVVGARLIISGLCESHLLISVLKPLYGLEICLLLVSVFKYIAEHFDKRVNATMYLLGYQAMLYVGNVVVSSPAGILYDRIGFENTYIIMGCVALTFTLISLFTLSACQSKWRQQSTLDIAGNN
- a CDS encoding glycoside hydrolase family 88 protein is translated as MLSKIVEETLRDYPGAPVDAQVFKDELDSSRSHTLELIRRHLTEFGEHFPAETCVQGYYPLTDNVEWTTSFWTGQLWLAWEMSGDEQFRALAERHVRSFGLRIAGRSDTNTHDLGFLYTLSCVASWRLTGNRDARAFALLAAEALLERFHHKAQIIQAWGDLRDPEQAGRMIIDCNMNLPLLYWATEQTGDRRFADAAQAHVRQAAKYLIREDASTFHTYYMDINTGAPRYGNTQQGYADDSCWSRGQAWGIYGFLLSFIYTGDQEMVALSKRLANYFLNRLPEDAVCHWDLALVGTDALRDSSSAAIAVCGLLELVKHLPVTDPDRERYQQWAMRIMSSLNKHYLAGKNEATTGLLKHSVYHLASNKGVDECCSWGDYFYVEALMRFSQSWKLYW
- a CDS encoding putative quinol monooxygenase codes for the protein MLTVIAEIRTRPGQHHRQAVLDEFAKIVPVVLQEAGCHGYAPLVDHAANVSFQATAPDSIMMVEQWESVAHLEAHLQTPHMKAWSEAVKGDVLETHIRILEAGL
- a CDS encoding NAD(P)H-dependent oxidoreductase: MSNILIINGAKKFAHSNGQLNDTLTEVAESFLRDAGHDVKTVRTDGDYDIKAEVENFLWADTIIWQMPGWWMGAPWTVKKYMDDVFTEGHGSLYASDGRTRSDASKKYGSGGLIQGKTYMLSLTWNAPMDAFTDEEQFFHGVGVDGVYLPFHKANQFLGMDALPTFIVNDVIKMPDVPRYIAEYRKHLSEIFA